One window from the genome of Salvia miltiorrhiza cultivar Shanhuang (shh) chromosome 7, IMPLAD_Smil_shh, whole genome shotgun sequence encodes:
- the LOC130992981 gene encoding glutamine-dependent NAD(+) synthetase-like isoform X2 — translation MRVLKVATCSLNQWAMDFDNNMGNIKESIRRAKAASATIRLGPELEITGYGCEDHFLEQDTITHAWECLTELVAGDWTDEILCSFGMPVSRGAEVYNCQVLCLNRKIVLIRPKMWLANGGGCAELRWFTAWKQTEPRLDDFLLPSDVAEAISQPTAPFGYAYIQFLDTAVAAEICMELFSPVQVHPELALNGVEVFMNASGSIHLKQKKDRRLRLITTAMSARGGVYMYSNHLGCDGSRVYYDGCSCIVANGDVVAHAQQFSLKDVDMAIAQVDLDKVTNLRLSNSSYREQASCKKKVPSIFIPYKLCHSFKLQNSVSTPIKVESVCGEEEIAMGAACWLWNYLRRSGASGFLLPLSGGVASSSVAAIVGCMCQLVVKEIANGDEQVKADAMRIGHYNDGQFPTDSKELAKRIFYTIYMGSCEGGSSSRVVAEQIGSWHVDIAINGVVSALLSLFRTLIPGKKATNIEIQKISSRTKMMVAFMLASLLPCAHHNSGFYLVLSSTTADEGLCGNHTKYGCSSGDINPIGSINMQDLRAFLKWAAANLGYSSLANIEDTTIDSLERMETGMTDEELSTYGRLRKTLRCGPVSMFEDLCDKWGAKLSPTEIAKKVKLFFKCYSISRHKMTILTPSYLMETHSSDDNRFDQRQILYNPEWSHQFRKIDRLVQQQLNGDGEALATSNIVNS, via the exons ATGAGAGTGTTGAAGGTGGCGACGTGCAGCTTGAACCAATGGGCAATGGATTTCGACAACAACATGGGCAACATAAAGGAGTCAATACGCCGTGCGAAGGCCGCCAGCGCCACGATCCGGCTGGGGCCAGAGCTGGAGATCACCGGCTACGGCTGCGAGGATCATTTTCTTGAGCAAGACACTATCACCCACGC GTGGGAGTGCTTGACGGAGCTGGTGGCGGGCGATTGGACGGATGAGATTCTGTGCAGCTTTGGGATGCCGGTGAGCAGAGGGGCGGAGGTGTACAACTGCCAGGTGCTGTGCCTGAACAGGAAGATCGTGTTGATACGGCCCAAGATGTGGCTGGCCAACGGGGGCGGCTGCGCCGAGCTCAGGTGGTTCACGGCCTGGAAGCAGACGGAGCCGCGCCTCGACGACTTCCTGCTTCCGTCGGATGTGGCGGAAGCCATCTCCCAGCCAACCGCACCTTTTGGATATGCCTACATTCAATTTCTGGACAC AGCTGTTGCAGCTGAAATCTGCATGGAATTATTTAGTCCAGTACAAGTTCACCCTGAACTGGCATTGAATGGAGTAGAAGTATTCATGAATGCAAGTGGAAGCATTCATCTAAAGCAGAAGAAGGATCGTCGTCTTCGCCTTATCACCACCGCCATGTCTGCTCGTGGAGGAGTTTACATGTACAGTAATCACTTAGGATGTGATGGTTCCAGGGTTTACTATG ATGGATGCTCATGTATTGTTGCAAATGGAGATGTGGTTGCCCATGCCCAACAATTTTCATTGAAAGATGTCGATATGGCCATTGCCCAAGTAGATCTAGACAAG GTGACCAATTTGAGACTCTCTAACAGCAGCTATCGGGAACAAGCAAGTTGCAAAAAGAAAGTTCCATCCATTTTTATACCTTACAAGCTTTGCCACTCTTTCAAGCTCCAAAACTCAGTTTCAACTCCAATAAAG GTTGAGAGTGTGTGTGGTGAAGAGGAGATAGCGATGGGGGCAGCTTGCTGGTTGTGGAATTATCTAAGAAGAAGCGGCGCCTCGGGTTTTCTGCTTCCACTCTCTGGTGGAGTGGCTTCTTCCTCTGTTGCTGCTATTGTTGGTTGTATGTGTCAACTCGTCGTCAAAG AAATTGCAAATGGGGATGAACAAGTGAAAGCTGATGCAATGAGAATTGGGCACTACAATGATGGACAATTTCCAACGGACAGCAAAGAATTAGCTAAACGGATATTCTACACAATTTATATGGGCAg TTGTGAAGGGGGGTCAAGCAGCAGGGTGGTGGCAGAGCAAATCGGGTCATGGCATGTCGACATTGCTATAAATGGAGTGGTATCTGCGTTGCTATCCTTGTTCCGAACTCTCATCCCGGGGAAAAAG GCCACAAATATTGAGATACAAAAAATTAGCAGTCGAACAAAAATGATGGTGGCATTCATGCTAGCCTCACTCTTGCCATGCGCCCACCACAACTCCGGTTTTTATCTGGTTTTGAGTAGCACCACTGCCGATGAAGGATTATGTGGTAACCATACCAAG TATGGCTGCAGCTCGGGTGACATCAATCCAATTGGAAGCATAAATATGCAAGATCTTCGAGCATTCTTGAAATGGGCTGCTGCCAATCTGGGTTACTCATCTTTAGCAAACATTGAAGACACTACTATTGATTCTTTG GAGAGAATGGAGACAGGAATGACAGACGAAGAACTTTCAACATATGGAAGGTTGCGAAAGACTTTACGTTGCGGACCAGTGTCCATGTTTGag GATCTATGCGATAAATGGGGCGCAAAGTTAAGTCCAACAGAAATAGCAAAGAAAGTGAAACTTTTCTTCAAGTGTTACTCAATTAGTCGACATAAGATGACCATTCTAACGCCTTCTTATTTAATGGAG ACTCACTCATCTGACGACAATAGATTCGATCAACGACAAATCCTCTACAATCCAGAGTGGTCTCATCAATTCAGGAAGATAGATCGACTTGTACAACAACAACTTAATGGTGATGGAGAAGCTCTTGCAACCTCAAACATCGTAAATTCATGA
- the LOC130992981 gene encoding glutamine-dependent NAD(+) synthetase-like isoform X1 yields MRVLKVATCSLNQWAMDFDNNMGNIKESIRRAKAASATIRLGPELEITGYGCEDHFLEQDTITHAWECLTELVAGDWTDEILCSFGMPVSRGAEVYNCQVLCLNRKIVLIRPKMWLANGGGCAELRWFTAWKQTEPRLDDFLLPSDVAEAISQPTAPFGYAYIQFLDTAVAAEICMELFSPVQVHPELALNGVEVFMNASGSIHLKQKKDRRLRLITTAMSARGGVYMYSNHLGCDGSRVYYDGCSCIVANGDVVAHAQQFSLKDVDMAIAQVDLDKLQVTNLRLSNSSYREQASCKKKVPSIFIPYKLCHSFKLQNSVSTPIKVESVCGEEEIAMGAACWLWNYLRRSGASGFLLPLSGGVASSSVAAIVGCMCQLVVKEIANGDEQVKADAMRIGHYNDGQFPTDSKELAKRIFYTIYMGSCEGGSSSRVVAEQIGSWHVDIAINGVVSALLSLFRTLIPGKKATNIEIQKISSRTKMMVAFMLASLLPCAHHNSGFYLVLSSTTADEGLCGNHTKYGCSSGDINPIGSINMQDLRAFLKWAAANLGYSSLANIEDTTIDSLERMETGMTDEELSTYGRLRKTLRCGPVSMFEDLCDKWGAKLSPTEIAKKVKLFFKCYSISRHKMTILTPSYLMETHSSDDNRFDQRQILYNPEWSHQFRKIDRLVQQQLNGDGEALATSNIVNS; encoded by the exons ATGAGAGTGTTGAAGGTGGCGACGTGCAGCTTGAACCAATGGGCAATGGATTTCGACAACAACATGGGCAACATAAAGGAGTCAATACGCCGTGCGAAGGCCGCCAGCGCCACGATCCGGCTGGGGCCAGAGCTGGAGATCACCGGCTACGGCTGCGAGGATCATTTTCTTGAGCAAGACACTATCACCCACGC GTGGGAGTGCTTGACGGAGCTGGTGGCGGGCGATTGGACGGATGAGATTCTGTGCAGCTTTGGGATGCCGGTGAGCAGAGGGGCGGAGGTGTACAACTGCCAGGTGCTGTGCCTGAACAGGAAGATCGTGTTGATACGGCCCAAGATGTGGCTGGCCAACGGGGGCGGCTGCGCCGAGCTCAGGTGGTTCACGGCCTGGAAGCAGACGGAGCCGCGCCTCGACGACTTCCTGCTTCCGTCGGATGTGGCGGAAGCCATCTCCCAGCCAACCGCACCTTTTGGATATGCCTACATTCAATTTCTGGACAC AGCTGTTGCAGCTGAAATCTGCATGGAATTATTTAGTCCAGTACAAGTTCACCCTGAACTGGCATTGAATGGAGTAGAAGTATTCATGAATGCAAGTGGAAGCATTCATCTAAAGCAGAAGAAGGATCGTCGTCTTCGCCTTATCACCACCGCCATGTCTGCTCGTGGAGGAGTTTACATGTACAGTAATCACTTAGGATGTGATGGTTCCAGGGTTTACTATG ATGGATGCTCATGTATTGTTGCAAATGGAGATGTGGTTGCCCATGCCCAACAATTTTCATTGAAAGATGTCGATATGGCCATTGCCCAAGTAGATCTAGACAAG TTGCAGGTGACCAATTTGAGACTCTCTAACAGCAGCTATCGGGAACAAGCAAGTTGCAAAAAGAAAGTTCCATCCATTTTTATACCTTACAAGCTTTGCCACTCTTTCAAGCTCCAAAACTCAGTTTCAACTCCAATAAAG GTTGAGAGTGTGTGTGGTGAAGAGGAGATAGCGATGGGGGCAGCTTGCTGGTTGTGGAATTATCTAAGAAGAAGCGGCGCCTCGGGTTTTCTGCTTCCACTCTCTGGTGGAGTGGCTTCTTCCTCTGTTGCTGCTATTGTTGGTTGTATGTGTCAACTCGTCGTCAAAG AAATTGCAAATGGGGATGAACAAGTGAAAGCTGATGCAATGAGAATTGGGCACTACAATGATGGACAATTTCCAACGGACAGCAAAGAATTAGCTAAACGGATATTCTACACAATTTATATGGGCAg TTGTGAAGGGGGGTCAAGCAGCAGGGTGGTGGCAGAGCAAATCGGGTCATGGCATGTCGACATTGCTATAAATGGAGTGGTATCTGCGTTGCTATCCTTGTTCCGAACTCTCATCCCGGGGAAAAAG GCCACAAATATTGAGATACAAAAAATTAGCAGTCGAACAAAAATGATGGTGGCATTCATGCTAGCCTCACTCTTGCCATGCGCCCACCACAACTCCGGTTTTTATCTGGTTTTGAGTAGCACCACTGCCGATGAAGGATTATGTGGTAACCATACCAAG TATGGCTGCAGCTCGGGTGACATCAATCCAATTGGAAGCATAAATATGCAAGATCTTCGAGCATTCTTGAAATGGGCTGCTGCCAATCTGGGTTACTCATCTTTAGCAAACATTGAAGACACTACTATTGATTCTTTG GAGAGAATGGAGACAGGAATGACAGACGAAGAACTTTCAACATATGGAAGGTTGCGAAAGACTTTACGTTGCGGACCAGTGTCCATGTTTGag GATCTATGCGATAAATGGGGCGCAAAGTTAAGTCCAACAGAAATAGCAAAGAAAGTGAAACTTTTCTTCAAGTGTTACTCAATTAGTCGACATAAGATGACCATTCTAACGCCTTCTTATTTAATGGAG ACTCACTCATCTGACGACAATAGATTCGATCAACGACAAATCCTCTACAATCCAGAGTGGTCTCATCAATTCAGGAAGATAGATCGACTTGTACAACAACAACTTAATGGTGATGGAGAAGCTCTTGCAACCTCAAACATCGTAAATTCATGA